CGATCTCTGCTTGAGACAATACTCCGGACCAGGTAACCCTGTCCGTAAGGACGCTGTCTTTTTCTACCACACGCAAGAATTGGGAACAGTCCTCTTCCGAATCGAACCACCCCGCAAGCCTGAGGCGAACGTCAATCCCCTTCTCACTCAGAAGAATTCGCATGATGTCGAGCATAAGCAGATAACCGCGATCTTCATTAAGGTCGCCGATATAGACAAGAGACAGAGGTCCATTATGAAGCGTACTCTCTTTTTTTTGGCTGTTACAAAAATCTATTCTGGGATAATTGTAAAGAGTCAAAACATGAGCATGTATCTTGCGGAATCTCTCCGACACCGCTTCATCAGCGGTGATAATCGCGCTGAACAATGGGGCGACAGTGCGCTCGATCCAGTCAAATAAACGTGCAACGATCTCGCGTGCCCATGGGGGAAGCCATTTCCTGATCCGTATTGTGTCCGGATAATGTTCGTGTACATCGTAGATTACTGTTTTACGTGTTATCAGCCTTAATAGAAGACCTATAGGGATCAGATCGGGATCGTGAAAGTGATAAACATCAGCTCTCTCTTTAAGAGCTAACATCAGAAGACGCCACAGGGAAAAGAGTCGATGAAATCTGGATGCCGGCTTGGGGAGGGACTTTACTTCTATTCCCTGAATGGGCCCGTCCGTTCCATCGTGAGGAATAATGAGGGTTACATGAAAGCCGTTCTTGACGAGCGATGCCGCTTCACGGTGAAAAATGCGAGCATCGAAGACGGGATGAACAGAACTGAGAAAACAGATTTTGATAGTCGAGTGAGATAACATCCTAACAAACCTTATCAATTAAAGTGCGAGTTGCCCACTTCATCGGGCACATACT
The sequence above is a segment of the Desulfomonile tiedjei DSM 6799 genome. Coding sequences within it:
- a CDS encoding glycosyltransferase family 4 protein, which encodes MLSHSTIKICFLSSVHPVFDARIFHREAASLVKNGFHVTLIIPHDGTDGPIQGIEVKSLPKPASRFHRLFSLWRLLMLALKERADVYHFHDPDLIPIGLLLRLITRKTVIYDVHEHYPDTIRIRKWLPPWAREIVARLFDWIERTVAPLFSAIITADEAVSERFRKIHAHVLTLYNYPRIDFCNSQKKESTLHNGPLSLVYIGDLNEDRGYLLMLDIMRILLSEKGIDVRLRLAGWFDSEEDCSQFLRVVEKDSVLTDRVTWSGVLSQAEIGPWLMASDIGLVPLQPVPKFYKNIPTKMFDYMACGLPIIGSDLPPIRRYVDESKAGLLATPDDPHSFAEKIAFLVHHRELCLEMGKNGRTAFEKLYNWDTEEKKLMALYSHFSTN